A window from Fragaria vesca subsp. vesca linkage group LG5, FraVesHawaii_1.0, whole genome shotgun sequence encodes these proteins:
- the LOC101296490 gene encoding uncharacterized protein LOC101296490 gives MAEKTNQAYPLAPANGYTRSDGESLVSEDELKRQKRRKLFMYIGIFIVVQIIVMTVFGLTVMKVKTPKVRLGGINVQSLNSVPATPSFDTSFTTQIRVKNTNWGPYKFDASTATFMYQGVAVGQVSIPKSKARMRSTKKISVSVILNTNALPSSSTIGTELNSGILTLTSQAKLTGKVELMLIMKKKKSATMDCTIAFDLSTKTVKSLQCK, from the coding sequence ATGGCTGAGAAGACCAACCAAGCTTATCCTTTGGCCCCTGCCAATGGTTACACAAGAAGTGATGGAGAATCTTTGGTATCCGAAGATGAGCTTAAACGCCAAAAGAGGAGGAAATTGTTTATGTACATTGGTATCTTCATTGTTGTTCAAATCATAGTGATGACCGTATTTGGTCTTACTGTGATGAAAGTGAAGACGCCTAAGGTCAGATTGGGTGGAATCAATGTCCAAAGCCTCAACTCTGTCCCTGCAACACCTTCATTTGACACAAGCTTCACCACCCAGATTAGGGTGAAGAACACAAACTGGGGTCCTTACAAGTTTGATGCTAGCACCGCAACATTTATGTACCAAGGTGTGGCAGTGGGGCAGGTATCTATTCCCAAGAGCAAGGCTAGAATGCGCTCCACAAAGAAGATCAGTGTTTCAGTGATCTTGAACACTAATGCTCTGCCAAGCAGTTCTACTATTGGCACTGAATTAAACAGCGGGATCTTGACGCTGACCAGCCAAGCCAAACTGACTGGAAAGGTTGAATTGATGCTTATAATGAAAAAGAAGAAGTCTGCCACAATGGACTGCACCATAGCTTTTGATTTGTCCACAAAGA